The Streptomyces sp. NBC_01463 DNA window GCCCCCTGGTACCGGGAGTTCCTCGCCCGCTGAGGCCGGCCGCGGCGGGCCGTCAGGCGCCGGCCGGTGCCGGGATCGCGGTGCCGGTACCGCTCACCCGTACCCGGGCGTCGCCCGCGCGCAGGGTGACGGTCAGGGTGCCGGGGCGGCCCATGTCCTCCCCCTGGTGCAGCGTCAGTCCCGCGGTCTCCGGGACCTGGGACAGGGCGCGCAGGTACGCGCCGAAGGCGGCCGCCGCGGCTCCCGTCGCGGGGTCCTCGACCACACCGCCGACCGGGAACGGGTCGCGGACGTGGAAGACGGTCTCCGAGGCCCGCCACACCAGCTGGAGCGTGGTCAGGTCCAGCCGGTGCATGAGCGCTTCGAGGCGTGCGAAGTCGTAGGAGAGCGCGGCCAGCCGCTCACGGGTCGCGGCGGCCAGCACCAGATGGCGGGCGCCCGCGTAGGCGATCCGGGGCGGCAGTGCCGGGTCGAGGTCGGCGGCCGGCCAGTCCAGGGCGGCCAGCGCCTCCGTCACGTCCTCCGGGGCGACCTCGGTGACGTGCGGCTCCACGCTGGTGAGGGTCGCCCGCAGTTCGGCGCCCTCGCGGGCGACGGTCACCGGCACCGGTCCGGCGGCGGTGCTGAACTCCAGGTCGCCGGGGCCGTCCCGCTCGGCGAGCGCCAGCGCGGTCGCCACGGTGGCGTGTCCGCAGAAGGGAACCTCGGCCTTCGGGCTGAAGTAGCGGATCAAATAGCCGCGCGCGCCGGGCGCCGACGCCTCGGCCGGACCGGTCAGGAACGCCGACTCGCTGTAGCCGAGTTCCGCCGCGACGGCGAGCATGCCCGCGTCGTCCAGAGCGGACGCGTCCAGCACGACCCCGGCCGGATTGCCGCCCTCCGGGTCGCTGGAGAAGGCGGTGTAGCGCAGGATCGCGGTCTCGGGAAGCTCAGTCATGTGCGGCACAACCGTGCCGCGGTCCGGGGCATTCCCCCCTGGTCCCGCCCGCCCCCTCACCGGGCGGGACCCGGATGCCCGCGGACCGCGGCGGGCGGGTCAGTGGCAGTTCCTGGTGCCCTTGCTCGCCTTCGTCCAGGAGCAGGAGTCGAGGAGCTTGCCATTCGGCTTGATCAGCCGCGCCTTGTCACCGGTGTTGTTCCACACGTACGAGCCGCGGTTCCAGTACACGTGGCCCGAGCTGTTCTTCGCCTTGCCGGTGTGGACCCGGACGGTCCTGCCGGCGCCGACGGCGTAGGAGGGGAAGGTGTAGGTGTATCCGGTGTTGTCCTTCAGCCGGTAGCCCTTGAGCTGCACCTTCGCCTTGGTGTTGTTGTGGATCTCCACCCATTCGGCGTTGAGCGAGGTGGTGGACCGGGTGTCCTTGCCGGGGCTGTCGTACTGGATTTTCCCCAGGTGCACCCCGCCCTGGTGCTTCGCGGCCGAGGCCGGGGTGGCGAGGAGCAGGGAGCCCGTGAGGGCGGTGGTGACGGCGAAGGCGAGGGGCACCGCGGTGCGTATGCGCATGCTGTGTTCCTTGTGTGGAGTTCCGGTGAAGAACTGTGAGCATAAGGGCAGCACGCGCTTGCCGGACCGGGTGGGGCGCCGGTCCGGCGGGTATCGGTCGTTTCCGGTGTGAGGGCCGGTCAGTTGTGGTCGCTCGGAGTCGGTTCCGGCCCGGATCCGTCAGCCCCGGCCCACGTACGGCATCGCCGTCGCCATCACCGTCATGAACGGGATGTTGGCCTCCAGCGGCAGATCCGCCATGTGGACCACCGTCCTGGCCACGTCCGCGGCGGCCATCACCGGCTCCACGGCCAGTTCGCCGTTGGCCTGGAGGATGCCGGTCTGCATCCGTTCGGTCATCTCGGTCGCGGCGTTGCCGATGTCGATCTGTCCGCAGGCGATCCGGTACGGGCGCCCGTCAAGCGAGAGCGACTTCGTCAGGCCGGTGATGGCGTGCTTGGTCGCGGTGTAGGCGACCGAGTGCGGGCGCGGCGCGTGCGCGGAGACCGAGCCGTTGTTGATGATCCGCCCGCCCTGCGGATCCTGTTCCTTCATCTGCCGGTACGCCGCCTGCGCGCACAGGAACGCCCCCGTCAGGTTCACGTCGACCACCGTGCGCCAGTCGTCGTAGCCGAGGTCCTCGACCGGCACGGAGCGGGGCCCGAAGGTGCCCGCGTTGTTGAAGAGCAGGTCGAGGCGGCCGAAGCACTCCCGTACGGCGGAGAAGAGGGCGTCCACGTCGTCCGGGCGCGACACGTCGGCGGGGACGGTGATCACCCGGGCGTCCGGTCCGGCCAGCGCGGCGGTCTCGGTGAGCGGCCCGGGGCGGCGGCCCGCGAGCGCCACCGACCAGCCGGCGCCGCTCAGGGCGAGCGCCACCGCCCGGCCGATCCCGGAGCCCGCGCCCGTGACCACGGCCGCCTTCGTCGTGGAGTTCAACAGTTTGTTGCTCATGGTGCGGCAGCGTACGCCCAGCGGCCCCCGGCCCCGGTGCCGGTGGGCGCGCCGGGGTCAAATCGTGCGTCCGGACGGGGGGTTCACGTCCCCGGGGGGTGATTTCCGTGCACGGTACCGGCGATTCCCTGAGGCGGCACCCCCGGTCTTAAT harbors:
- a CDS encoding lamin tail domain-containing protein — its product is MRIRTAVPLAFAVTTALTGSLLLATPASAAKHQGGVHLGKIQYDSPGKDTRSTTSLNAEWVEIHNNTKAKVQLKGYRLKDNTGYTYTFPSYAVGAGRTVRVHTGKAKNSSGHVYWNRGSYVWNNTGDKARLIKPNGKLLDSCSWTKASKGTRNCH
- a CDS encoding PhzF family phenazine biosynthesis protein gives rise to the protein MTELPETAILRYTAFSSDPEGGNPAGVVLDASALDDAGMLAVAAELGYSESAFLTGPAEASAPGARGYLIRYFSPKAEVPFCGHATVATALALAERDGPGDLEFSTAAGPVPVTVAREGAELRATLTSVEPHVTEVAPEDVTEALAALDWPAADLDPALPPRIAYAGARHLVLAAATRERLAALSYDFARLEALMHRLDLTTLQLVWRASETVFHVRDPFPVGGVVEDPATGAAAAAFGAYLRALSQVPETAGLTLHQGEDMGRPGTLTVTLRAGDARVRVSGTGTAIPAPAGA
- a CDS encoding SDR family oxidoreductase translates to MSNKLLNSTTKAAVVTGAGSGIGRAVALALSGAGWSVALAGRRPGPLTETAALAGPDARVITVPADVSRPDDVDALFSAVRECFGRLDLLFNNAGTFGPRSVPVEDLGYDDWRTVVDVNLTGAFLCAQAAYRQMKEQDPQGGRIINNGSVSAHAPRPHSVAYTATKHAITGLTKSLSLDGRPYRIACGQIDIGNAATEMTERMQTGILQANGELAVEPVMAAADVARTVVHMADLPLEANIPFMTVMATAMPYVGRG